The Anopheles coluzzii chromosome 2, AcolN3, whole genome shotgun sequence genome window below encodes:
- the LOC120951931 gene encoding uncharacterized protein LOC120951931 isoform X1 → MLLKELYNHAANKSRLKLDLISVQDFKINFAVPFFDDYSNRQHQKQRIQKTLSDKRIMQNAQKMCIVYFLFVVGFVGAENMLFSDCGVRTSRRQPRSNASKLTSITNSTSPSLTPFVRNPKIMHGTPTVEGQYPWQVSLELLHPSYGFIGHWCGGVLIDRNWVLSAAHCIHNDLFNLPLPALWTVLLGEYDRRSESGFEQRIPVDKIILHEKYQNFKHDLVLLKLGKSANTSPNSRIRKICLPFADFTVNSMPYDVRPTQQLKQDANYKPGYYFDVEQSDELETDSLSLDEESDAVSGPVPFRDDNFLRHFKKLFQDASSDDRVVHSRTAKYLINQLVAGRLRSHLTNRTSSDLANDQTVLKTSNNALSGRLSESRRSSRRLFSVDMFKVDNTRSRVDKNGKRWINHQFSGNFLFVKNVPPNRHHHRENINSKFGNNRRRNDKFSHAPVFYRKDPNYRSEDAINPMPPEGNIPFEDFASVAQTDHGSPTNALPDTSQYVDCLATGWGKSTIDDELTDVLLQTRAPIQSTKKCEEAYGDFIKLHRGHLCAGNLDGAGGTCVGDSGGPLQCRISKRGPWVLVGITSFGSGCAFKNYPDVYTKISFYRQWIVDTIQNN, encoded by the exons ATGTTGCTAAAAGAATTGTATAATCACGCAGCGAATAAATCGCGTCTCAAACTGGATCTCATTTCGGTGCAAGATTTTAAAATTAACTTTGCAGTCCCTTTCTTCGACGACTATAGCAATCGGCAGCATCAAAAACAGCGGATACAAAAAACACTCTCGGACAAAAGAATCATgcaaaatgcacaaaaaatgTGTATAGTCTATTTTCTGTTTGTCGTGGGTTTCGTTGGAGCAGAAAACATGCTATTTTCAG ACTGTGGCGTTAGAACTTCACGTCGTCAGCCTCGTAGTAATGCGTCTAAATTAACATCTATCACCAACTCTACCTCTCCCAGTCTGACGCCGTTCGTCCGTAATCCAAAAATAATGCACGGAACACCCACAGTTGAAGGTCAGTATCCGTGGCAAGTATCTTTGGAATTGCTGCATCCGTCCTACGGTTTTATAGGACATTGGTGTGGAGGAGTATTGATTGATCGTAATTGGGTTCTATCTGCAGCTCATTGCATCCACAA TGATTTGTTCAACCTTCCGCTTCCTGCTCTTTGGACAGTGCTTCTTGGAGAGTATGACCGACGTTCCGAATCTGGTTTTGAGCAACGCATACCAGtagataaaataattttacacgaaaaatatcaaaacttCAAGCACGATCTTG tattgCTCAAATTGGGAAAGTCGGCTAACACATCCCCAAACTCACGAATAAGAAAAATATGTCTTCCGTTTGCTGACTTTACGGTTAATAGCATGCCATATGATGTACGACCAACTCAACAACTAAAACAGGATGCCAATTACAAACCGGGATATTACTTCGACGTGGAACAGAGTGACGAATTAGAAACAGACTCTTTGTCACTAGACGAAGAATCAGATGCCGTTTCAGGGCCGGTCCCATTCAGGGATGACAATTTTTTGAGACACTTCAAAAAATTGTTTCAAGACGCATCCTCTGATGACCGAGTTGTACATTCACGGACAGCAAAATACCTGATCAATCAATTGGTAGCGGGGCGGCTGCGATCTCATTTAACCAATCGAACGAGTTCAGATTTAGCAAATGATCAAACGGTGCTGAAGACATCAAACAATGCATTATCGGGTCGATTAAGTGAGTCTAGAAGGTCTTCTAGGCGTCTTTTCTCCGTAGATATGTTCAAAGTAGACAATACCCGTTCGCGGGTAGACAagaatggaaaacgatggatcAACCACCAATTTTCAGGGAACTTCCTCTTTGTGAAAAATGTACCACCCAACCGGCATCATCACCGAGAGAATATCAACAGCAAATTCGGCAACAATAGACGACGAAACGATAAATTTTCTCATGCTCCAGTTTTCTATCGCAAAGATCCTAACTACCGATCTGAGGACGCTATCAATCCCATGCCTCCTGAAGGCAATATTCCGTTCGAAGATTTCGCTTCTGTTGCTCAAACAGATCATGGATCTCCTACAAATGCATTGCCTGATACATCACAGTATGTGGATTGCTTGGCAACAGGTTGGGGGAAATCTACAATCGATGATGAACTAACAGATGTGTTATTGCAAACACGGGCACCAATTCAAAGCACTAAGAA GTGTGAAGAAGCATATGGAGATTTTATCAAACTACATCGTGGTCATCTTTGCGCTGGAAACCTAGATGGAGCTGGCGGAACATGTGTG GGAGACTCTGGAGGTCCATTACAATGTCGTATCAGCAAGCGAGGTCCGTGGGTACTGGTTGGAATAACATCATTTGGATCCGGATGCGCGTTCAAAAATTATCCTGATGTATACACAAAAATTTCATTCTACCGTCAATGGATAGTCGACACTATCCAAAACAATTAA
- the LOC120951931 gene encoding uncharacterized protein LOC120951931 isoform X2 yields the protein MHGTPTVEGQYPWQVSLELLHPSYGFIGHWCGGVLIDRNWVLSAAHCIHNDLFNLPLPALWTVLLGEYDRRSESGFEQRIPVDKIILHEKYQNFKHDLVLLKLGKSANTSPNSRIRKICLPFADFTVNSMPYDVRPTQQLKQDANYKPGYYFDVEQSDELETDSLSLDEESDAVSGPVPFRDDNFLRHFKKLFQDASSDDRVVHSRTAKYLINQLVAGRLRSHLTNRTSSDLANDQTVLKTSNNALSGRLSESRRSSRRLFSVDMFKVDNTRSRVDKNGKRWINHQFSGNFLFVKNVPPNRHHHRENINSKFGNNRRRNDKFSHAPVFYRKDPNYRSEDAINPMPPEGNIPFEDFASVAQTDHGSPTNALPDTSQYVDCLATGWGKSTIDDELTDVLLQTRAPIQSTKKCEEAYGDFIKLHRGHLCAGNLDGAGGTCVGDSGGPLQCRISKRGPWVLVGITSFGSGCAFKNYPDVYTKISFYRQWIVDTIQNN from the exons ATGCACGGAACACCCACAGTTGAAGGTCAGTATCCGTGGCAAGTATCTTTGGAATTGCTGCATCCGTCCTACGGTTTTATAGGACATTGGTGTGGAGGAGTATTGATTGATCGTAATTGGGTTCTATCTGCAGCTCATTGCATCCACAA TGATTTGTTCAACCTTCCGCTTCCTGCTCTTTGGACAGTGCTTCTTGGAGAGTATGACCGACGTTCCGAATCTGGTTTTGAGCAACGCATACCAGtagataaaataattttacacgaaaaatatcaaaacttCAAGCACGATCTTG tattgCTCAAATTGGGAAAGTCGGCTAACACATCCCCAAACTCACGAATAAGAAAAATATGTCTTCCGTTTGCTGACTTTACGGTTAATAGCATGCCATATGATGTACGACCAACTCAACAACTAAAACAGGATGCCAATTACAAACCGGGATATTACTTCGACGTGGAACAGAGTGACGAATTAGAAACAGACTCTTTGTCACTAGACGAAGAATCAGATGCCGTTTCAGGGCCGGTCCCATTCAGGGATGACAATTTTTTGAGACACTTCAAAAAATTGTTTCAAGACGCATCCTCTGATGACCGAGTTGTACATTCACGGACAGCAAAATACCTGATCAATCAATTGGTAGCGGGGCGGCTGCGATCTCATTTAACCAATCGAACGAGTTCAGATTTAGCAAATGATCAAACGGTGCTGAAGACATCAAACAATGCATTATCGGGTCGATTAAGTGAGTCTAGAAGGTCTTCTAGGCGTCTTTTCTCCGTAGATATGTTCAAAGTAGACAATACCCGTTCGCGGGTAGACAagaatggaaaacgatggatcAACCACCAATTTTCAGGGAACTTCCTCTTTGTGAAAAATGTACCACCCAACCGGCATCATCACCGAGAGAATATCAACAGCAAATTCGGCAACAATAGACGACGAAACGATAAATTTTCTCATGCTCCAGTTTTCTATCGCAAAGATCCTAACTACCGATCTGAGGACGCTATCAATCCCATGCCTCCTGAAGGCAATATTCCGTTCGAAGATTTCGCTTCTGTTGCTCAAACAGATCATGGATCTCCTACAAATGCATTGCCTGATACATCACAGTATGTGGATTGCTTGGCAACAGGTTGGGGGAAATCTACAATCGATGATGAACTAACAGATGTGTTATTGCAAACACGGGCACCAATTCAAAGCACTAAGAA GTGTGAAGAAGCATATGGAGATTTTATCAAACTACATCGTGGTCATCTTTGCGCTGGAAACCTAGATGGAGCTGGCGGAACATGTGTG GGAGACTCTGGAGGTCCATTACAATGTCGTATCAGCAAGCGAGGTCCGTGGGTACTGGTTGGAATAACATCATTTGGATCCGGATGCGCGTTCAAAAATTATCCTGATGTATACACAAAAATTTCATTCTACCGTCAATGGATAGTCGACACTATCCAAAACAATTAA